One segment of Ascidiaceihabitans donghaensis DNA contains the following:
- a CDS encoding calcium-binding protein, with protein sequence MNLSDVLGIEPGLSGDVASDIQGNLSVIGGGLVVLGVIGTVATGGLLGVVIGTISVAGGALAYLASEHLENAEELDEAFGHLGVIQDAINSENFADRLDEESVKDALADLMSSDVLSPAQKQQLHSIVENAKNGIIQGGSGSSEVTGSESGDDLSTPGYTAYHYADEHGQPGAVAYNGPYTGWDFHTIVVAEDGSVTVTSSGVISSPLGTYDPNGEEHTGGTTHGNQDHDNIGGGQMPVIIDLDGDGIELTVNGLVNFDWDEDGFYEQTAWASADDGFLVIDLDENGEIGEGDNDITQARELAFALWGSGEMTDLQALAEATDEDGNLIFDTNGDGILNDQDAVWSSMNIWQDLNQDGVVDDGELKHLSEWGITQINLTYADESGYDETDDDITVFGNTLHGLATFIHDGTVIIDYDDEDVQADGTIVGEAGDVTLAYNTQGWRRVETTYGYRIEFENGEQYLYGEAVEMYGGLDSGANNIDLTTLNLNGAVGDEFNNILDASGHLTNVGISGAEGNDSIVGGLRADMLSGGEGSDTLKGNQGDDVIFFDANDAVVLGGDGFDTGIVATDDAVTFDLVANGFAQVFGGAGDDDITASGSMENIAIHGEDGDDSVTGGLSNDVLSGGNGDDTVLGGLGDDFVSGNAGNDLLNASNGDDFLTAGIGDDTANGGNGDDVMFLGEGDDSGTGGSGDDFIDGGEGSDTLDGTSGDDTLDGGEGDDHLYFWRGDSHLIGGEGNDTFYLQDHSNGSWGWSIVEGGTGFDVLKLNVNSVDSITHKVGNQWQLVNYLTGGSRVVIDLLDVEEIHFANGDIQVLSTDEELDTSDDYVRLSHDWSMGDGEQVTEADGEHHISGANTYWISPVLSGWAGNDLLLGNDNAGNINGGTGSDTLAGLGGDDSIVGGSGSDALYGGAGTDTLRGGSGSDLLSGNEGNDSLIGNTGSDTLIGGDGDDTLTGGDGSDILGGGEGADSIFGNSGSDLLFGEAGDDWLNGGLSADTLHGGAGADTLIGDYGNDLLSGGEGDDDLDGGTGKDLLYGNEGLDTLDGGSGEDALFGGDGVDDLQGGEGADYLEGGAGADILDGGESVLDIAGYRDSDAGVFIDLVEGTATGGHAEGDTFVGIEGLLGSLHNDNLKGDDLANQIYGVDGNDTLWGWNGRDTVTGGDGNDRLYGNLDSDTLYGGAGNDVLTAGYGGEGQQYLDGGTGSDRYQIHSLGLNHFVFEEEETTSNNHDIVEFQNLNWDEVTVSEENGLLVISWTKHDGGSVKFNDLGVHIESFQFADGVEVSGFAGSSGADNLLGRTENVVFDGALGDDTLTGGSGDDFLKGGAGTDNLRGNNGNDTLWGGSGNDTLRGNLGTDTLIGGAGDDDVNGGYGDDLVQGFDGNDTLNGGSDNGDDTLTGGEGNDVFLFNANYAIGNDIITDFVSGEDQIEFIGLTFADLTITDVAVGISIHTSQGSVLLEGNGLPSLTQDDFVFT encoded by the coding sequence GTGAATTTGTCAGATGTATTGGGTATTGAACCCGGCCTAAGCGGTGATGTCGCCAGTGATATACAAGGTAATCTTTCAGTTATTGGTGGCGGTTTGGTTGTGTTGGGGGTTATTGGAACTGTAGCAACAGGAGGCTTGCTTGGAGTCGTTATTGGAACAATATCGGTTGCAGGTGGTGCATTAGCCTATCTGGCGTCGGAACACTTAGAGAACGCTGAAGAATTAGACGAAGCCTTTGGTCATTTAGGTGTTATACAAGATGCTATAAACTCTGAAAATTTCGCGGATCGGCTAGATGAGGAATCGGTAAAAGATGCGCTTGCAGATTTAATGAGCAGTGATGTTCTTTCACCTGCCCAAAAACAACAGCTTCATAGCATTGTCGAAAATGCAAAGAACGGGATAATTCAGGGCGGTAGTGGTAGCTCTGAGGTTACGGGTTCCGAGAGCGGGGACGACCTCTCTACTCCGGGGTATACGGCATATCATTATGCTGATGAACACGGTCAGCCTGGGGCTGTCGCATACAATGGTCCCTACACGGGCTGGGACTTTCATACCATAGTCGTCGCTGAGGACGGCTCCGTCACCGTTACGAGCTCGGGCGTCATATCTAGCCCGCTAGGCACTTACGATCCGAACGGCGAAGAGCATACCGGCGGGACAACTCATGGGAATCAAGACCACGATAATATCGGTGGTGGTCAAATGCCTGTCATTATTGACCTTGATGGAGATGGAATTGAACTCACTGTAAATGGTTTGGTGAATTTTGATTGGGACGAAGACGGGTTTTATGAACAAACTGCGTGGGCATCTGCAGATGATGGTTTCTTGGTCATTGATCTCGACGAAAACGGCGAGATAGGTGAAGGTGATAACGACATAACCCAAGCCCGTGAGCTGGCCTTTGCTCTTTGGGGCAGCGGTGAAATGACCGATTTGCAGGCCTTAGCAGAAGCTACGGATGAAGACGGGAACTTGATTTTTGATACCAATGGCGATGGCATCTTAAACGACCAAGATGCTGTTTGGTCGTCCATGAACATCTGGCAGGACCTCAATCAGGACGGCGTGGTTGATGATGGTGAACTGAAACATCTTTCAGAGTGGGGTATTACTCAAATCAATCTGACTTACGCTGATGAAAGTGGGTATGATGAAACTGATGACGACATCACGGTGTTCGGCAATACGTTGCATGGTTTGGCGACGTTCATTCATGACGGAACTGTTATCATCGACTACGATGACGAAGATGTTCAGGCGGATGGGACCATTGTTGGTGAAGCTGGGGATGTCACTTTGGCTTACAATACCCAAGGCTGGCGACGCGTTGAAACAACATATGGCTACCGGATTGAATTCGAAAACGGCGAGCAATATTTATATGGTGAGGCTGTGGAAATGTATGGCGGCCTTGATAGTGGTGCGAACAACATTGATCTGACGACCTTAAATCTGAACGGCGCAGTAGGTGATGAATTTAACAACATTCTCGACGCTTCTGGCCACCTTACCAACGTCGGAATTTCTGGTGCTGAGGGCAATGATAGCATTGTTGGCGGGTTACGGGCTGACATGCTTTCAGGCGGCGAAGGCTCCGACACACTAAAAGGCAATCAGGGCGACGATGTCATATTCTTTGACGCTAATGATGCCGTCGTTTTAGGTGGCGATGGATTTGATACGGGAATTGTCGCGACAGATGATGCGGTAACCTTTGATCTGGTTGCGAACGGCTTCGCACAAGTTTTTGGTGGCGCTGGCGATGATGACATAACTGCATCTGGTTCAATGGAGAACATTGCAATCCATGGTGAAGATGGCGACGACAGCGTCACTGGTGGCCTATCCAACGATGTCTTGTCTGGTGGCAACGGCGACGATACAGTTTTGGGCGGCCTTGGTGATGACTTCGTTTCAGGCAATGCGGGTAATGATCTGCTGAATGCGTCGAACGGCGATGACTTTCTCACGGCAGGTATTGGCGATGATACCGCAAACGGTGGTAATGGCGATGATGTCATGTTCTTGGGAGAGGGTGACGACTCCGGCACTGGTGGAAGTGGTGACGACTTTATCGACGGCGGTGAAGGCAGCGACACACTCGATGGAACAAGCGGAGACGACACGCTGGACGGTGGAGAGGGTGACGATCATCTGTACTTCTGGCGCGGTGACAGCCATCTAATTGGCGGCGAAGGGAATGATACCTTCTATCTTCAAGACCACAGCAACGGGAGCTGGGGCTGGTCGATTGTTGAAGGCGGAACTGGTTTCGACGTGCTCAAACTCAATGTAAATTCTGTCGATTCAATTACACACAAAGTCGGAAACCAATGGCAACTCGTCAATTATTTGACGGGAGGCAGCAGGGTCGTAATCGATTTGCTCGATGTGGAAGAAATCCATTTCGCGAACGGTGATATTCAAGTTTTGAGCACGGATGAAGAACTGGACACCAGCGATGATTATGTTCGGTTGAGCCATGACTGGTCGATGGGTGACGGAGAGCAAGTCACAGAAGCCGATGGCGAGCATCATATCTCTGGAGCCAATACCTATTGGATTTCTCCCGTTTTGTCTGGTTGGGCCGGAAATGATCTCCTGCTTGGCAATGACAATGCTGGAAATATCAATGGTGGCACTGGGAGCGATACCCTCGCTGGGCTTGGCGGCGATGACTCAATCGTTGGCGGCTCCGGCAGTGACGCCCTGTATGGAGGCGCTGGAACCGATACCTTGCGTGGCGGAAGTGGTTCTGACCTCCTCAGCGGCAACGAAGGCAATGACAGTCTTATTGGGAACACTGGATCAGATACTTTGATCGGCGGTGATGGCGATGACACGCTAACGGGTGGTGACGGGTCTGACATTCTTGGTGGTGGTGAAGGTGCAGATAGCATCTTTGGCAACTCAGGTTCCGATCTTCTCTTCGGTGAAGCTGGTGATGATTGGCTCAACGGTGGGTTATCTGCGGACACGCTTCATGGCGGTGCAGGTGCTGATACGCTGATCGGCGATTATGGCAATGACCTGCTGTCCGGTGGCGAAGGTGATGATGATCTTGATGGTGGCACAGGTAAAGACCTTCTTTATGGTAACGAAGGCTTGGATACACTTGACGGTGGCAGCGGTGAGGATGCCCTCTTTGGCGGTGACGGCGTGGATGATCTACAAGGTGGCGAAGGTGCCGACTACCTTGAAGGTGGTGCGGGCGCAGACATACTAGACGGTGGCGAAAGTGTACTGGACATAGCGGGTTATCGTGACTCGGACGCAGGCGTGTTCATCGACTTGGTTGAGGGAACGGCCACAGGAGGCCACGCCGAGGGGGATACGTTTGTTGGAATCGAAGGGCTGCTTGGATCACTCCACAATGACAACTTGAAAGGCGATGACCTCGCCAACCAGATTTACGGTGTGGATGGCAACGACACACTCTGGGGCTGGAATGGACGCGACACAGTGACGGGCGGAGATGGCAATGACCGTCTCTATGGCAATCTCGATTCCGACACGCTTTACGGCGGGGCGGGAAACGACGTGTTGACCGCAGGATATGGTGGTGAAGGCCAACAGTATTTGGATGGCGGCACTGGTAGTGATCGCTATCAGATTCACTCTCTGGGTTTGAATCATTTCGTGTTTGAAGAAGAGGAAACCACATCAAACAACCATGACATAGTTGAATTCCAAAACCTCAACTGGGACGAAGTGACGGTCTCAGAAGAGAACGGCTTGCTTGTTATCTCGTGGACAAAACATGACGGTGGGTCAGTCAAGTTCAACGATCTTGGTGTACATATCGAATCCTTCCAGTTTGCGGACGGCGTAGAGGTATCGGGTTTTGCTGGCAGCAGTGGCGCTGACAACCTGCTTGGACGGACTGAGAATGTGGTGTTTGATGGCGCATTAGGTGATGACACACTAACCGGCGGTTCCGGTGATGATTTCTTAAAAGGTGGTGCTGGAACAGACAATCTGCGCGGCAATAATGGCAATGACACACTCTGGGGCGGCTCAGGGAACGACACATTGCGAGGCAACTTGGGAACTGACACTTTGATTGGTGGTGCAGGCGATGATGACGTCAACGGTGGTTATGGCGACGATCTAGTCCAAGGTTTTGACGGCAACGACACACTTAACGGAGGCAGTGACAACGGAGATGACACGCTGACTGGAGGTGAAGGCAACGATGTATTCTTGTTCAACGCCAACTATGCAATCGGCAATGACATCATCACAGACTTTGTTTCTGGTGAGGATCAGATCGAGTTTATTGGCCTGACCTTTGCCGACCTAACGATCACAGATGTCGCAGTAGGGATTTCTATCCACACCTCTCAAGGAAGTGTTCTGCTAGAAGGCAATGGATTGCCAAGCCTGACACAGGATGACTTTGTGTTTACATGA